In the Fibrobacterota bacterium genome, TTTCCGTGTCGGAGCGGGTGTGGACGGGATGGCCCTTGGCCGCCAGTTCGGCTTTCAATTCGCCGTGGTTGTAGATTTCCCCGTTGAAGACCAGGGTAAACAGGCCTTCGGCATCGGTCATGGGTTGGATCCCATTGATGAGATCGAGGATGCTGAGGCGCTTATGGGCCAGGGCCGCCTTCCCGTCGGGGTGGACGAAAACGCCGGTTTGATCGGGACCCCTATGGTGCAGGGTCTGGTTCATCCCGGCGATGACCTCGGCCAGATTGGGCACCCGATGCGTTCCGATTAAACCGACCAGGCCGCACATAGATGGCAAGGAAAGTTAAATAATTAACCCGGCCTCACTCCCGCCGCCCTTGTCTTCCCGGTGCGCCGATCGGAGAATGCCTGCGGGATGTTTCCTTCGTAGGATAAAAGATCGCCATTTGGCGGGATGCAGATTTTAGATTTAATCTCCCGGACTAAGTCCGGCGCACCTGCACCGGTAACCGTAGAGGACTTGCCATGACGAACCCGTTCGCGCGCATCCATTCGGCCTGCCGTTTTTGCGGCGCACCCCTGGAAGAAACCTTTTCCGACCTCGGGATGGCCCCGCCTTGCCAAAGCCAGGTCTCCCCGGCCAACGAGAACCGGGCCGAGGCCTTCTACCCCCTGCACGCCTTCGTATGCGGAAAGTGCCTGTTGGTGCAAATCCCCGAATACGTGAGCCCGCAGGAAATCTTCACCGAATACGCGTATTTCTCCTCCTTTTCGGATTCATGGCTCAAGCACGTGAAAGCCTATTCCGACCAGATGGTGGAGCGGTTCGGCTTCGGTCCCAAAAGCCAGGTGATCGAATTGGCCAGCAACGACGGATACCTGCTGCAATGGTTCAAGGAGAAGGGGATTCCGGTGTTGGGCGTGGAGCCCGCCGCCAACGTCGCCCAGAGCGCCATCAAGAAGGGCATCCCCACCGTGGTCAAGTTCTTCGGGCGCAAAACCGCCCAGGAAGTGGCCCAAGAACATGGCAAGGCCGATCTGCTCCTCGGCAACAACGTGCTGGCCCACGTTCCCGATCTGATGGACTTCGTGGGGGGGATGAAGATCCTGCTCAAGCCCGACGGCGTCATCACCATGGAATTCCCGCATCTGCTCCAGCTCATGGATCAGAACCAGTTCGATACCATCTACCATGAGCATTTCTCCTATTTCTCATTTTTCGTGGTCGAAAAGGTTTTCGCCCACCATGGCATCACCCTCTTCGACGTGGAAGAGATTCCCACCCATGGGGGCTCTTTGCGCATCTACGGCCGGCACGCCGAGGATGCCTCCAAACCCGTCGGTCCCCGGGTGGCCGCGCTCAAAGCCAAGGAAGAAAAAGCCGGCTTGTTCAAGCCCGAGGGTTACCTCGCCTTCGGGGAGAAAGTCAAGGAGACCAAACGCCAGGTGCTGGAATTCCTCATCCAGGCCAAGCGGGAGGGGAAACGCATCGTGCATTACGGGGCCGCGGGCAAATCGAACACCTTGCTTAATTATTGCGGCATCCGTACCGATTTCATAGACTACGCCGTGGACCGCAACCCTTACAAGCAAGGCAATTACCTGCCCGGTTCCCGCATTCCGGTCTATCCCCCCGAAAAAATCCGGGAAACCAAGCCCGATTACCTTTTCATCGGCGTCTGGAACCTGAAAGACGAGATCATATCCCAGACTTCCTACATCCGCGAGTGGGGAGGACGTTGGGTGGTTCCCATCCCCAAGACCTTCGTCATCGACTAAGAGTTAAGGAAAGGCAGGAGGCATGAAGGTTCGGATCGCGGGGACGGACGACGGTTGCAATCCGTTTTTCCGGAAGCGATCCGGGGAATAGCTATGCGGATCGAAAACATCGTGGAGGAGTTCGATTTCGCCGGGGCGGGCGCCCGCATGTACGCCTTGGCGACCCGGCTGTTCCCCATCTGTAGAAGCATCACAGGGCCGGGATTGCGGGAAACCCTGCGCATCCTGGGCGAAGGCGCCCCCTTGGAAATGATCGAGGTGCCTTCCGGTACTCCCGTTTTCGATTGGGTGGTGCCCAAGGAATGGATCATCCGCGATGCTTGGATCAAGGGCCCGGACGGATCCAAGGTGGTGGATTTCCGCGAGAGCAACCTGCACGTAGTGGGCTATAGCCTGCCCGTCAACGCGCGCATGCCCCTTTCCGAACTCCGTCCCCGGCTGCACTCCCTGCCCGATCAGCCTAATCGCATCCCGTATCGCAGCTCCTATTTCAAGGAGGACTGGGGTTTCTGCCTCGCCGATGCCCGTTTGCGATCCCTGCCCGAAGGCGAATACGAGGTGAGGATCGATTCCGAGTTGAAGGAGGGTAGCCTTACCTACGGGGAATGGTTGCTTCCCGGCGCCCGCGAGGAAGAGGTTTTGATTTTCGCGCATACCTGCCACCCGTCCCTGGCCAACGACAACCTCTCGGGATTGGGCGTGGCCG is a window encoding:
- a CDS encoding class I SAM-dependent methyltransferase; this translates as MTNPFARIHSACRFCGAPLEETFSDLGMAPPCQSQVSPANENRAEAFYPLHAFVCGKCLLVQIPEYVSPQEIFTEYAYFSSFSDSWLKHVKAYSDQMVERFGFGPKSQVIELASNDGYLLQWFKEKGIPVLGVEPAANVAQSAIKKGIPTVVKFFGRKTAQEVAQEHGKADLLLGNNVLAHVPDLMDFVGGMKILLKPDGVITMEFPHLLQLMDQNQFDTIYHEHFSYFSFFVVEKVFAHHGITLFDVEEIPTHGGSLRIYGRHAEDASKPVGPRVAALKAKEEKAGLFKPEGYLAFGEKVKETKRQVLEFLIQAKREGKRIVHYGAAGKSNTLLNYCGIRTDFIDYAVDRNPYKQGNYLPGSRIPVYPPEKIRETKPDYLFIGVWNLKDEIISQTSYIREWGGRWVVPIPKTFVID